TATATGACTAACAAATTGGCCGTTAGCACGGGCAATTGTAAAAAGGTTAATTGAAGCTGGTGGGGTTGTTTGTGGGTCATAATAAAATGTACTTAGTATACCTTTCTGTGCCACTAGTTGACCATTTCCATTTTGGGTAACGAAAATGTGCCAGCTGCTGATAGAATAGTTACCAGGTTGAGGTACATAATTACCTGAGCAATACCTATTTAACTTTTCAAATTCAGACTTAGCTACTAGAAAATAATTGAACGTTAGTTTGTTATTTCCATCAACAGCTGCTGAATGCCACTCTCCATTTGCAGTTATTTGATTTCCATCTAAGTCTTTTGCCCATGACCAGTTGCTCAAGTTAGTAAGGTCAGAACAAAACACATTCGTTGTCGCAGCCTGGGAGTGTACAGCAATCATAAGCACTACCCATGCGGTAAAAGCTATTCCCATTCGTTTCAACATAAAATACTCCTTAAATTTAATATTTCAGCTGTTGCTGTTTATGATGCAGGAGTATTCTATTTCAGGAGTTTACTTACATTAAACAATATTTTTGTAATCATATTGTACATAATTTGACGTATATCAAGTTTAAGTAGTAGTTTGTACTGCTGTACATCTGCTTTTATCAAATGGTTTTATAGTTATCTATGACAATCGCGAAACTTGTCATCTACTGCTGAGACTCCCCCAACAACAAAGACATTTCAGCCGAAGATATTCACCGCTGGCACATTGAACGAGGATGGTCAGGTATTGGTTACCATAAAGTGATCAAGCGTGATGGCGCTATCGAAAATGGTCGGCCTGAATTTTGGGTCGGGGCACATGTTAAAGGTCACAGTAGCCATGCTTAGGTGTTTGTTTGGTTGGTCAAGATCAGTTTACTGATGCTCAGTTTGATAACTTAGAGAAAGTGATTATCGACTGGCACATTAAATCCTAATGCTGAGGTAGTTGGGCATTGTAATTTAGATTCAGGTAAGAGCTGTCCTAGCTTTGATGTAAGAGAATGGTGGGAGAGGGTGTAAAGAAGACATAATACGTTATACTTGAATTTTGACTATAAATTTTCAAGAGTTTTGAAGTATGAAGATTTTTGCCTCACTTATATTTCTGCTAGGAGTATGGATGCTATATGACTTTCTTGATACTGGTAAAATTCCCGCTAGAGCATCTAGTATATACAGATCAATGGAACCTAATGTGTACTGGTCTTTAGTTTTTGTATTTCCCTTCTGTTTATTTGCAAATGCATTGCTAATTTGGAGATGCAAAAATTATAAGGAGCTACATTCGATATATAAAAATTCTGGATTCATGTGGTCAATCACGTTGATATCCTGCCTTGTAGGCTTTCTAGTGGGAAAGTTTATTCAGCACTTTGTATACTGAAGTAGATTAGAAATTTGAACAATTAGATAAAACTACAATTTTCATTATCTATGTTTGGAAAAATCTGACTAAATCTTGACGTTTAAAGTAGGTAGAGAAATTCCAATAAACTACAGTTATAGCCTACTTATTTTACTAGTCAGCCTCTGTGTATAATACCAAATAATTACAAGAATGGTTATTTATAGGTTTTAATAAACTGTTATTAGATACAGTTTGTTACAAAAATTAGCTATACTTTTTCTTTGTTTCAGAGTGATACTTTGTTGTAACATTTGGTATAAATAACGTACGGTTGAACTATAATGAAAAAAATATTCATATTAACTTTTTTAGTTTCAATTACATCTATTTCAAATGCTTATGCATATTGTAGTACCAAAAACTGTGTCGTACGATTTAGTGATATAAGACTAAAGGAAAACACAGTACAAATAGGCAGCTCTTTAGAAAAAGTATCTCAATTAAAAGGTGTTACTTTTGAGTGGAAAAGTCCTAGAGAGACTGATATCGAACACCTTCCCCAAAGAAAAGATATTGGTGTAATTGCTCAGGATGTAGAAAAAGTGTTTCCAGAGTTGGTTCATAATATCAAAGTCACAGATAAGAATGGTGCTGAAATCATACTTAAAAAAGTTAACTATGCTGGACTAGTTGGTGTTTTAATCGAAGCTGTGAAAGAGTTGAAACAAGAAAATATAGAACTACGCGAACAGCTAGCCATTACAATCTGACTCCACTCCAAATTAAGCTAAGACTAACCAGTCTTGGCTTTTTTTGTTCCTGTGAAATTGATATCAGTTGACAATATAGCCAACATTATTGTGTCTGGCCTGGACAGCTTATTCACTTCAGATGAAGAACGCTTAGCCGCTAAACAAAAGCTCCAAGCAACACTCAGCCAACCTGAGCCACTCCAAGTAGAAGAAGCCAAACATCCATCATTGTGGGTTACAGGTTGGCGGCCTGGATTGGGTTGTTGGATATTGCTAGATTTGGGTGTGACCCAAACCAATGTTTGGTTAAATATTAAACAGATATGTTGAATGAAATAATGACTACTTTTATTGTATGATACTTATAATGCCAGTTCTCGAAGAGTATGTTTTGGCTACAGTTAATGTTTTTTGCATGTGAAAAAAATAGACTATACGTCAGAAGGAAAGCAACGCTATCTGTGTAAAAGTCTACGCTGTAAAAAGTCATTTATATTGGATTATGGCAATAAAGCTTACCAGTCAGAGGCCAAAGAAAAGATCATTGATATGACTGTCCAGAGTCCTGGGTATTAGCCGAAATACAGTCATTGAGATGCTTGAAAAAAGAGCCTGAATTGCACGTTGTTAATAATGAGCGATTAGAACAATTAGAAAAACCCTTAGTAGGAATAATCAATATACAAAAAATTGAAAGAAAATACTTAACTTTAAGGACTTAAATTAAGCATCTAGGTAGATAAACAACTTGTTTTTCTAAGTCAGATAAAATATATGACATTGTTATAGGACTCTTTATTAATCGCTATGAGTTTGGGCGAAAAATTTGATAAAACATAGGTTTGAG
This genomic interval from Spartinivicinus ruber contains the following:
- a CDS encoding tail fiber domain-containing protein encodes the protein MKKIFILTFLVSITSISNAYAYCSTKNCVVRFSDIRLKENTVQIGSSLEKVSQLKGVTFEWKSPRETDIEHLPQRKDIGVIAQDVEKVFPELVHNIKVTDKNGAEIILKKVNYAGLVGVLIEAVKELKQENIELREQLAITI